One Corynebacterium efficiens YS-314 DNA segment encodes these proteins:
- a CDS encoding integrase core domain-containing protein, with protein sequence MRIPLRLALWERDRAQRPVIRGELTHHSDAGSQYTAVKFTENLALQGITPSIGSVGDAYDNALMESINGLYKTECIGSRIFTPERMESIVDVELATMSWVQWYNTRRLHSTLGMVPPAEHEETYWAGHATITESPKRLAQPI encoded by the coding sequence GTGCGTATTCCGCTGCGCCTGGCGCTGTGGGAACGTGACCGTGCCCAACGTCCCGTTATCCGGGGCGAGCTAACGCACCACTCGGATGCGGGCAGCCAATACACCGCCGTGAAGTTCACGGAAAATCTCGCCCTGCAGGGCATTACCCCGTCGATTGGGAGTGTGGGGGATGCCTACGACAACGCCCTGATGGAGTCGATCAACGGGCTCTACAAGACCGAATGCATCGGCTCCCGAATCTTCACCCCGGAGAGGATGGAGTCGATCGTGGACGTGGAGCTGGCGACCATGTCGTGGGTGCAGTGGTACAACACCCGTCGACTGCACTCCACCCTCGGGATGGTCCCACCCGCGGAGCACGAGGAGACCTACTGGGCCGGGCACGCTACAATCACCGAGTCACCTAAGAGGCTGGCTCAGCCAATCTAA